GCGACCAGGTGTAGTTGGCCTGAGCGAGCCAGCCGTCGGAGAACGTACGGTTCAGGTAGACGGTGACGTTGTCGTAGTTACGAACCGGCGTCGGGAACTCCTGGGCGAAGCCGCTGCCCGGGTTACCGAGGAAGTACGTGTTGCCGTCGTCGCGGCTCATGTCCTCGATGACCGAGTTCATGTTCTTGTGCGTGTAGCTCGCACCCAGGCGGGTGTTCGCCAGCACTTCGTACTCGGCGCCGACCACGATTTCATCGGACGACTGGGGCTTGATGTCCGGGTCCACCGGCGTACCGCCCGCCGTGCCGCCCGTGTAGAAGCGGTTCACGTTGCGGCTGCTCTCGGGAATCGCGAGCAGGTTCGCGTCGGTGCGGCAGGTGGCCTGCTGGCTCTCGAAGCTGGACGGGTCGCACGAGGTCGCCGTGCCCTGGCCAGGCTCCGCCATCGAGCGACGGGCCGCGATGCGGTTCTCACCCGGGAACGCGCGGTCCATCAGGTTGAGCGGAACCTGCTCGTAGTAGCGAGCGAAGTTCACGAACACCTTGGCGCGGCCGTTGGCGAACGGATCCACGATGGCGCCGAGGCGCGGCGACCACTGGTTGCCGAGCAGCAGCGAGAGATCGCCGTTGCCGCCGTAGAGCGCCTGCACGTCGTAGCGCACGCCCAGGTTCAGGGTGACGCGGTTCGCGATGGACCAGGAGTCCTGGAGGAAGCCGCCCATCGTGGTGCTGGTCGTCTTGGCCACCTGGGTGAGCTGCGTGACCGCGGTGTCAGGCCCCGTCTGGTAGCCGTAACGACGCGCGTCCGTCAGGGCAGGGCCCTGGCCGGCAGCCCAGGGGGTGCTCTCCTGGTAGTACACGCCGCCGCCGTACGCCTTCGTCTGATCGAACGACAGCAGTTCGACGTCGACGCCCGCCTTCAGCACGTGCGTGCCAAGGGCGTTCAGCAGGTACGTGGCCTTCGCGTTCGCCTGGTAGCGATCCAGCGTCTGATCGCTCATGAAGGCCGGGCCACCGACGGTGTAACCCGTCACCGGGCAGCGAGCGAGCTGCTCTTCCGGCGTGCTGCCGCAAGCACCCTCCTGCCCGGCGGGCAGGGCCTCGAACAGCGTCAGAGGACGGGGGTTGATGTACGCCATGCGGGAGTAGCCCGCCAGGCCCGTCTGATCGCCCAGCCGGCTGCCGTCGCCGGGAAGCGTGGACGCGGTCTGGTGGAACCAGCCGACGTTGGCGTCGACGAGGACCTTCTTGTCCGCGAAGGCACCGGCGTACTTCAGGGCCAGCGACGTGGTGTTGGCGCTGGTCTGGGTCAGACCGAAGTCACCCGGACGCGAGGCCAGCACGCCCGGCAGACCACCGGAGCGGGGATCCACCGCCAGCTTGCCCAGACCACCCGTCGAGGACGGGGTGCCGTTGAGGGCCAGCGAGACGTTGTGGTCCTGGTTGATGAGGTACGTCAACTTACCCATGTACTGAATGGTACGGGAGTCGGCGTAGTAGTTCCGGGCGGAACCGGGGATGGCGTCAGCCTGCGTGAAGCCGGCCTCGTCCGTGACCCGGTTGCCATCCGCGTCCAGCCGCAGCGCGTTGAGCGTGCGGGTGTGCTGGTAGCGCGTGAACGACGGCGCGAAGCCGGCGAAGAACCACAGCTTGTCCTTGAGGATCGGACCACCGAGGGTGGCGCCGAAGTCGCCCAGGTTCTGAAGCTGGTTCAGACCGGTGATGACCGTGCCCTCGGAGCGAACCTGGGTGCGGTTGCCCTCGAAGGTACCCGGAGTCCAGTTCGCGAACACGGAGCCGTGGAACTCGTTGGAGCCCGACCGGGTGACCGCGTTGATGACGCCGCCGGTGGACCGGCCGAACTCCGGCATATAACCGCCGGTGATGATGTTCACGTCCTGCACGAACTCGATGCTCAGCGGGCTCGCGTTCACGCCGAAGGCCGGGTCGTTCGTGGACAGACCGTCCACCACGTAGCCGTTCTCAGGCGAGGTCGAACCGTTGATCGAGACGCCGTAGTTGTCATTCTGGGCGCCAGGCGCCAGCTCGGCCAGGGACTCGAAGGAACGGGTCGCGCCGCCCTTACCACCCGGACGCGCAACGGCGATGCGCTTGATGAACTCCTGGTCGACGTTCACGCCCATCGTCGTGGAACCCACGTCGATGGTCGGGGGCGCGCCAACGATTTCCACGACTTCACCGAGCGACTCAGGGAGCAGCTCGACGTTGACGCGGATCGTCCGGTTCAGACGCAGCTGGATCGCGGAGCGAGCGTACGGCTTGAACTGCTCCTTCTCGAACCGCAGCGTATAATCGCCGGGGGGCAGCTGGGGGATGCGGTAGTTACCCTGTGCGTCGGTGACAACCACCTGCTCGCCCTGAAGGTTGGGCGAGGTGGCGGTGACAACGACGTCAGCGGCAGGCTGCCGGCTCTGAGCGTCGATCACGGTACCGATGATCACGCTCGACTGTGCGAAAGCCGCCGATCCGTACAGCAGACCTGCGGCGACAACAACTCCGGTTTCCCGGAGCACTCGGTTCAAGTGCATACCAGACCCCTCCAAGGTGGGCTGCAAGTGAAAATAACCGAGGTCTAGCAGTTGTCAATAGACCGTTGCTTTTTGGTAACCAGTGGGGCAATTGCCCGATCACGCCGCTACCGTCGACCATGCTTGCTTGAACCCGGAACGCGTTTCTGTATGGTAGCGCGCCCTTTCATCCGGGCGGTGTGACGTCGATGGGTGTCCACTGGTGAAGAGGAGTCTAGTGCATGTTCGATTCAGTCCTTGACCGTGGTCAGGGGCCCAGGTCGCGATTCGGCGTCGGGGCTACTGTCTCGGTTATCCTCCATGTGGCGCTGTTCGGACTGGCCGTCTGGCTGTCGACGCGTCCGCCACCGTTGGAGGAGAAGGAGATTGAGGTCACGCTGAAGGCGACCATGGCGCCGCCTCCTCCGCCTCCTCCACCTCCTCCGCCTCCCGCTTCTTCCAGCAAGCCGAAGACGGAGCCGAAGAAGCCCAAGAAGCCGGACGCGATCGTCCAGCCGAAGGAGATTCCGAAGGAGGCCCCGAAGGAAGTGGAGCCCTCCGAAGAGCCTCCCGCACAAGAAGAGGCCAGCGAAGAGGCCGTCGAAGGTGGCGTGGAAGGCGGCGTGGTGGGTGGCGTCGTCGGTGGCGTTGTCGGTGGTGTGATTGGCGGCGTGGTTGGCGGCCAGTTGGGCGGAACGGGAACCGACGTGCTCCCCTTCGGCGCGGGAATGACCCGTCCGGAGAAGCTGTCTGGCCCTCAGCCCGAGTACTCTCGTGAGGCGCTCGAGGCTCGCGTCCAGGGAACGATGATCGTGAAGTGCATCGTCACCGTGGAAGGTCGAGTGGAGAACTGCCGGATCATCAAGCCCCTGCCCCACATGGACCGGGCCGTCCTGGACGCGCTGGCGTCGTCGCGCTACAAGCCCGTCACGTTCCAGGGCCGTCCCGTGCAGGTGGACTACACCTTCACCCTGAACTTCAAGCTGCCGCGCTGACTCCGGGCGCGTCGTTTAGAGCCGTATCGCCGACAACCCCGCGCTCGTGAGGAGGAGCGCTCAACCCAACCATGCAATTCACTCTCGCAGAAATCTGGGAGCACACGGGCCTCTTCGCCCGTATGATCATCTTCACCCTGGGCATCATGTCCATCGCCTCACTGGTCGTGATGGCGGAGCGCATGATCGTCTTCCGCAAGACGCGGTCTGACAGCCGCAACTTCGCCGCGAAGATGGGTGCCATCCTGGCCAAGGGCGACCTGAACACGGCCGCCAACACCAACCTGGGCAAGGACGTGGGCCACCTGGGACGCGTGATCAACTCCGGTCTGACGGCGTACCGGATCAGCCCGAACAACAAGGACGTCGCGGTGGAGTCGGTGGCCCGTGCGCTCGAGCGCCAGGCTCAGCGCGAGGTCCAGAGCATGAAGCGCGGCCTGGGCCTGCTGGCCACGGTCGGCTCCACGGCGCCGTTCGTCGGTCTGCTCGGAACCACGATGGGTATCGTCAACGCCTTCCAGTTGATGGCGGCGGCCGGCTCCGGCGGTCTGGGCACCATCTCGGCCGGTATCGCCGAGGCGCTCATCACCACCGCCTTCGGTCTGCTCGTGGCCATCCCCGCCGTGATGGCGTACAACTTCCTGCAGGGCTGGGTGGACGCGCGCTCGGTGGACATCTCCGAGTCGTCCAACGAGTTCCTGGACGTTGTTGCCCGCCACATGGGTGGTGGTGGCGCGCACTCCTCGCACGCGGCCTGAGCCGTCACGGGCGAGGCCGGGGACGACCCGATGCCCTTCCCGTGAACCCGTCTCCAGCTCTTCTTCGGAGGGCTGGAGACGCTCCGTGAAGGCGGGCACCTCCTTACCAGGAAACAGGTAAAGACATGGGAATGTCAGCAGGCCCCAAGGGGGGCGTCAAGAGCGACATCAACGTCACGCCGCTGGTCGACGTGGTGCTGGTGCTCCTCATCATCTTCATGGTCGTCACCCCGATGCTCCAGCGCGGCAAGTCCGTGGAGCTTCCGAAGGCCACCGAGATCGAGAAGGAAGGAAAAGGCAAGGAAGCCGACCCACTCATCCTCTCCATCACCCCGGACAAGAAGGTGTTCGTGGAGAACGATCAGGTGGATGACCAGGGGCTCCAGGAGAAGCTCACCGCGGAGATGCAGCAGGACCCGGGCAAGAAGATCCTGCTCAAGGGTGACAACGCGATCAGCGTCGGTGACGTGCGCAAGGTGTTGGACATTGCTCGCAAGTCCAAGGCCAAGCAGATCTCCCTGGGCGTCGAGGAGAAGAAGTAATGGCCGGACGCAAGCAACGGCAGTGGGTCAAGCCCCAGGCGCAGCCGAACTCGGAGATCAACGTCACGCCGCTGGTGGACGTGGTGCTGGTGCTCCTCATCATCTTCATGGTCGTCACCCCGCTCCTCGAGAAGGACATCGTGGTGCGGGTGCCGGACACCGAGGTCGAGCAGGATCCCACGCCTCCGGACCCGAACGACCAGCAGCTCGTGGTGCAGCTCGACAAGGACGGCGGCTACTCCATCAACACGGAGAAGATTCCTCCCGCCGACTACGTCGCGCGACTCAAGCGAATGCTGGCGGCGAAGAAGGCCGACGACAAGGTCGTCTTCTTCATGGCGGATGACGCCACCAACTACGGCCGGCTGATCACCGCGCTGGACGGCGCGAAGGCCGCCGGAGCGAAGGTGCTCGGCATGGCGACGGAGCTCCCGCAGAACGCCATCATCCAAGGCACCTCCGTCGACACGCCGACCCCGGCACCGACGCCCTGACCGTTCCCCACCCGGACCCTACGCTCCGGGTGGGTACGCGGTTCACATCGAGAAGCTCGTCGGCTAGAGTTCACTTCTCATGGCCGACGAGCTTCTCATTTTCGAGCAGACCATCGAAGCCCTGTACCTGCGGGCACTGCACGGGCGCCTGACGCCCGAGTGCAAGGCGCGCCTGCGCCATGCGGGGCTCGACGTGGACCAGAAGCTCCGGCCCGCCTACGCGTTCGATGCGTGGATGACGTTCCTCCGCATCACCTCGGAAGAGCTCTACCCGCAGCTCCCCCTCGAGCAGGCAACCGGGAAGCTGGGCGAGGCCTACATCGAGGGCTTCCGTGAGACGATGCTGGGCCGCGCCGTGCTGTCGCTGCTGCGCGTGCTGGGCCCGCGGCGCACGCTGATGCGGGCCACCCAGAACTTCCGCGCTGGCAACAACTACACCGAGTCCAAGCTGCGCGAAATCGGCCCCACCCAGTTCGAGCTCTGGATGAACGAGGTGGGCCCCTACCCCGCCTTCACCGCGGGCATCATCCACGCGGGGCTGCGGGTGGCCGGCGCCCAGGACATCCTCATCGAGATGTCCGGGTACGACGGCCACGCTTGCGTCTACCGAATCAACTGGAACGAAGCCTCGGTCTCCTCGGGCGTCGCGGGCAGCGGAGACTCCAAGGCCGCCAGCAGGTCGGGATCCATCAGCTCCCTGTAGATGAACTCAGCCAGCAGGCCGGTCACCATCCAGATGGGCAGGATGTAGAGCGACGTCATCTGCCAGAGGATGGCGCCTTCATCCGCGTAGAACCAGATGCGGTATCCGGTGAGCCGCTCCAGCACCACGCCAGTGAAGCCCTCGAAGAGCAGGATGACCACGCCGTACACCGCCGCGCGCAAGCCGACGTGCTGGTACAGCATCCGGCGATACAGCGGCTCGATGAAGCAGAAGCACGCCACGCCGTAGATGAGGAACATCCACAGCGAACACTGCCCGTAGGCGGTGACGATGGGGGTATCCCAGATGGCGTTGAGCCCCAGCCGCTCATCCACGCGCCATTGGAAGCGGAACAGCGCCTCCAGCAGCGGCACGTGCTGGGCAATCCGCACCAGGTTGTAGAAGAAGATTTCGGAGCTGAGCCCCACCATGCCGTAGAGGCAGAAGCGGAACACTCCGAATGCCAGCTTCATCCGCTGGCCGCGCTTGATGTCCGCTCTGCGAATGCGGACCTGCCGGCGCTGATAGCCATCCCCCGATTCCACTGCGACCTTTGCCCCCATCGTGTCCCCCAAGGTGGGAGAACGCTACTGGAGTCGTCAGGGCCCTGGCTAGCCCCGGGTTCACAAATATGTCCGGGCTAGAATCCCATCTCCGCGCTCTAGGACGGGCATCCGCCGCGTGAGATTGGCGGCGAGTGGCCTACGCCTCGGGTGGACTCCGGTACAGCCATTGCTGAGCAACCTCCAGCGACACGGCGGGAGGGCGGGACATGCTGGCGAGGGTGCGGTCGGGGGCGTTGATGGGCATCGACGTGGTGCTGGTGGAGTGCGAGGTCGACATGGCGCTCGGCCTCCCCTACTTCAGTGTCGTCGGGCAAGCGGAGGGCGCGGTCCGGGAGTCGAAGGTCCGCGTCATCTCCGCGCTGAAGAACACGGGCTTCGAGCTGCCGCAGAAGCGCATCACGGTGAATCTGGCGCCCGCTGACTTGAAAAAAGAGGGCGCTGCCTTCGAGCTCCCCATCGCGCTGGGCGTCCTGGCGGCGGCAAAGCTGATGGATGAGGGACCATTGGGGCGACTCCTCTTTGGCGGCGAGCTGTCACTGGATGGTGCCGTCCGTCCCATCAAGGGCGTGCTTCCCCTCGCCGTGGCTGCGCTCCGTGACGGCTTCGAGGGCGTCATGGTGCCCGCGGTCAACGCGGAGGAAGCCTCGTTGGTGGAGGGCCTGAACGTTTTTCCGGTCCATACCCTGAGAGAGGCGGTGGACCACCTGACGGGTGCGCGCCGCATCACCCCCTATGCTCGGGACGAGGTCCCTTCCACCTCCGGCCCAGGAGCAACGGCTCCTGACATGTCCGACGTCCGGGGACAGGCCGATTTGAAGCTCGCATTGGAAATCGCGGCGGCGGGCGGCCACAACATCCTGATGTCGGGGCCTCCCGGCTCCGGCAAGACGATGCTGGCCCGGCGCCTGCCGGGAATCCTCCCGGAGATGACCTTCGCGGAGGCGATGGAGGTCACGAAGGTCTATTCGGTCCTCGGACTGCTGGGAGAAGGTCACTCGCTGATGCGGGAACGGCCCTTCCGCGCGCCCCACCACACGCTCTCCGACGCGGGGCTGGTGGGCGGTGGGCCTTCAGCGCGCCCCGGGGAGCTATCCCTCGCGCACAACGGCGTGCTGTTCCTGGACGAGCTTCCGGAGTTCCGCCGAAACGTGCTCGAGGTGCTGCGCCAGCCCATGGAGGAAGGCGTCATCCACCTGGCCCGAGCCAATCAGCACATCTCCTACCCCTGCCGGGTGATGCTGGTGGCGGCGATGAACCCGTGCCCGTGTGGCTACTACAACGTGCCGAACCGCGCCTGCACCTGCGGCGAACAGCGCGTCTTCGACTACCACACGCGCGTCAGTGGTCCGCTGCTGGACCGCATCGACATCAGCCTGCAGACCCGCCCGGTGGAGTACCACCACATGGCCCGCTCCTCCGCCGAAGAGCCGCCCAGCCAGTACTACCGCGAGCGTGCGCAGGCCGCGCGCGAGCGCCAACGCGTCCGGTACCGGGATGAGCCGGGCGTTCACTGCAACGCGCAGTTGCCCGCGCACCTGCTGCGCCGACATTGCGTGATGAGCGAGCGCGCGGGAGCGATGCTGCAACTGGCGATGCAGCGGTTCGGCCTGTCGGCGCGGGCGCATGACCGCATCATGAAGCTCGCATTGACGCGGGCGGACCTCGAAGGGCATGGCCGCATCGAGGACGACGATATGAAGCTCGCCATCAACTGCCGAATGCTGGACCGGCGAGACTGGCTCCAAAGCAAGCGCCAGGGGCCCATCCCCGCTTCGCAGCAGGATGATGCCGCCTGGCGCAACCTCGCCGCCTCGGGGCGGGCCAGTCCACTAGAGGACTTCGAGGGCTGAACGCCTCCCCCTCACGTCAGTGCCTGGCGGGCGTCACAGGTTCCGCGCCGGAAGCCTTGGCCGCGTAGTGAGACTCGGGCAGCGACGCTTTCTCGCCGCCCTCTGGGAGGGCCGGAGCCCGCCGCAGGCGGTCCAACCGTGGCGCCGGCCCCGTGATGATGCGCGCCGACTTCCCGAACGTCAGGTACGAGTAGGCCCAGTCCAGCAGCACGGCCAGCCGGCTCCGGAAGCCGATGAGGAAGGTGATGTGGATGAGCAGCCAGGCCATCCAGGCCGTGAAGCCCGACTGCTTGAAGCGACGGAACGCAATCCCGACCGCGTGCCCACGGCCAATCACGGCGTACGAGCCACGGTCCCAGTACGAGAAGGGCTCCATCGGCTTGCCCTGCAACCGGCGACGGATGTTGTGGGCGGCGTGTTTGCCTTCCTGCATCGCCGCGGGCGCGAGGCCAGGCACGGGCTTGCCGTCGGCGTCGTTGATCGACGCCAGGTCACCGACGACGAAGACGTCCTCGTGGCCCGGCACCGTCAGCTCGGGCGTCACGAGGACCCGACCGGCACGGTCGAGTTCGACGCCCAACGAGCGCGCCACCGGCGACGCCGCGACCCCCGCGGCCCAGAGCACCGTCCGCGCCGGAATGAACTCGGTTCCGATGAAGACGCCTTCCTCGTTGATGTTGGTCACCCGGGCGCCTGTCCTGACCTCGACCCCGAGCTTCTCCAACGTGCGGAGGGCCTTGCTCGACAAGTCGTCGGGGTAGGCGGGCAGCACCCGGTCGACGCCCTCGATGAGGATGATGCGCGCCTGTTTCGGGTCGATGTTGCGGAAGTCTCCTGGAAGCGAGTGGCGGCTGATTTCCGCCAACGAGCCCGCGAGTTCCACACCCGTGGGGCCCGCGCCAATGATGACGAAGTTGAGCAGCGAGCGGCGGATCTCCGGGTCCGGTTCACGCTCCGCCAATTCGAACGCCACCAGGATGCGGCGACGAATCTGCACCGCATCCTCGATGGACTTCAATCCAGGAGCGAAGGCGGCCCACTTGTCGTTGCCGAAGTACGAGTGCGTCGCGCCCGTGGCGACCACGAGGTAGTCGTATTTCAGCTCCCCATCCGAGAGCAGGACCCGCTTGCCCGCGGTGTCCACGCCCGTCACCTCCGCGAGCACCACGCCGACCTGATGACGGCCGAGCAAGGCTCGGAGCGGCGCGGCGATTTCGCTCGGGCTGAGCGTCGCGGTGGCCACCTGGTAGAGCAGTGGCTGGAACAGATGATGGTTCTGCCGGTCCACCAACGTGACGCGCACAGGCGCCTTGTAGAGGTGGCGGGCGGCGTAGAGGCCGGCAAAACCACCGCCGAGGATGACCACATGGGGCAGGTCTTCGCGCTTTGATTTCGGGCTCACGCCAGGAAGGTCATGCCTGCGCCGGCCATCTTCAACGCAAAGCGCCAAGCACTATGCGCCTTAGAACAGGCGCCCATGCGTGTAGCTCATGCGACCCGTGGAGCGACGTCCACACACTCCACCGCGTGGGACGTACAGCCACGCATCTGGACGCCTGTTCACACGCTCACGCTGGGGCGCTAGAGGGGCTGGCGTACGGCACAGCCGTTGCTCACTCGTCCGCTCACTGCGCCCGCCTCTCCTGGTGGGACGCAGCACTCAATCCAGGCAGGGCGGCGAGGGAGCGGCAGACGCAATGAGCAAGCTGGCGGAGAAGCTGAAGGCGGTGGCGGCGGCGGTGGCGAGCATCGAGAAGCAGTTCGGCCGGGGCTCGGTGATGACGCTGGGCGGAGACTCGCGCGAGCAAAAGGTGGCGGTCATCCCGTCGGGGTCCGTGGGGGTGGACCGGGCATTGGGCGTGGGCGGCTACCCGCGAGGACGCGTGGTGGAGATTTTCGGCAACGAGTCATCGGGAAAGACGACGCTGACGCTCCACGCGATTGCCCAGGTGCAGGCAGCGGGAGGCGTGGCGGCGTTCATCGACGCGGAGCATGCCCTGGACGTGACCTACGCGCGGAAGCTGGGCGTCCGCGTGGAGGAGCTGCTCGTGTCGCAACCGGATACCGGTGAGCAGGCCTTGGAGATCACCGAACACCTCGTGCGCTCGGGAGCGGTGGACCTCATCGTCGTCGACTCGGTGGCGGCCCTGGTGCCGCGAGCTGAAATCGAAGGTGAGATGGGCGATGC
This genomic window from Myxococcus hansupus contains:
- a CDS encoding TonB-dependent receptor; translation: MHLNRVLRETGVVVAAGLLYGSAAFAQSSVIIGTVIDAQSRQPAADVVVTATSPNLQGEQVVVTDAQGNYRIPQLPPGDYTLRFEKEQFKPYARSAIQLRLNRTIRVNVELLPESLGEVVEIVGAPPTIDVGSTTMGVNVDQEFIKRIAVARPGGKGGATRSFESLAELAPGAQNDNYGVSINGSTSPENGYVVDGLSTNDPAFGVNASPLSIEFVQDVNIITGGYMPEFGRSTGGVINAVTRSGSNEFHGSVFANWTPGTFEGNRTQVRSEGTVITGLNQLQNLGDFGATLGGPILKDKLWFFAGFAPSFTRYQHTRTLNALRLDADGNRVTDEAGFTQADAIPGSARNYYADSRTIQYMGKLTYLINQDHNVSLALNGTPSSTGGLGKLAVDPRSGGLPGVLASRPGDFGLTQTSANTTSLALKYAGAFADKKVLVDANVGWFHQTASTLPGDGSRLGDQTGLAGYSRMAYINPRPLTLFEALPAGQEGACGSTPEEQLARCPVTGYTVGGPAFMSDQTLDRYQANAKATYLLNALGTHVLKAGVDVELLSFDQTKAYGGGVYYQESTPWAAGQGPALTDARRYGYQTGPDTAVTQLTQVAKTTSTTMGGFLQDSWSIANRVTLNLGVRYDVQALYGGNGDLSLLLGNQWSPRLGAIVDPFANGRAKVFVNFARYYEQVPLNLMDRAFPGENRIAARRSMAEPGQGTATSCDPSSFESQQATCRTDANLLAIPESSRNVNRFYTGGTAGGTPVDPDIKPQSSDEIVVGAEYEVLANTRLGASYTHKNMNSVIEDMSRDDGNTYFLGNPGSGFAQEFPTPVRNYDNVTVYLNRTFSDGWLAQANYTWSRLYGNYPGLFRPETGQLDPNILSDFDLVELLENRTGLLPFDRTHQIKIFGAKEFNISNALSASVGVSYRGNSGTPINYWGHHWAYGSDESFVLPRGAGGRTPWINTIDSNIGVNYRVSKDSVVSFTLDVFNLFNFQGVNSVDQTFTVRDIKPIPGGTPSELEPGNLPGRVVFQDQAPREEPFGSVDGDINPNFKNPTSYQAPRQVRFGIRYTF
- a CDS encoding energy transducer TonB translates to MFDSVLDRGQGPRSRFGVGATVSVILHVALFGLAVWLSTRPPPLEEKEIEVTLKATMAPPPPPPPPPPPPASSSKPKTEPKKPKKPDAIVQPKEIPKEAPKEVEPSEEPPAQEEASEEAVEGGVEGGVVGGVVGGVVGGVIGGVVGGQLGGTGTDVLPFGAGMTRPEKLSGPQPEYSREALEARVQGTMIVKCIVTVEGRVENCRIIKPLPHMDRAVLDALASSRYKPVTFQGRPVQVDYTFTLNFKLPR
- a CDS encoding MotA/TolQ/ExbB proton channel family protein → MQFTLAEIWEHTGLFARMIIFTLGIMSIASLVVMAERMIVFRKTRSDSRNFAAKMGAILAKGDLNTAANTNLGKDVGHLGRVINSGLTAYRISPNNKDVAVESVARALERQAQREVQSMKRGLGLLATVGSTAPFVGLLGTTMGIVNAFQLMAAAGSGGLGTISAGIAEALITTAFGLLVAIPAVMAYNFLQGWVDARSVDISESSNEFLDVVARHMGGGGAHSSHAA
- a CDS encoding ExbD/TolR family protein: MGMSAGPKGGVKSDINVTPLVDVVLVLLIIFMVVTPMLQRGKSVELPKATEIEKEGKGKEADPLILSITPDKKVFVENDQVDDQGLQEKLTAEMQQDPGKKILLKGDNAISVGDVRKVLDIARKSKAKQISLGVEEKK
- a CDS encoding ExbD/TolR family protein; translation: MAGRKQRQWVKPQAQPNSEINVTPLVDVVLVLLIIFMVVTPLLEKDIVVRVPDTEVEQDPTPPDPNDQQLVVQLDKDGGYSINTEKIPPADYVARLKRMLAAKKADDKVVFFMADDATNYGRLITALDGAKAAGAKVLGMATELPQNAIIQGTSVDTPTPAPTP
- a CDS encoding DUF2378 family protein; translation: MADELLIFEQTIEALYLRALHGRLTPECKARLRHAGLDVDQKLRPAYAFDAWMTFLRITSEELYPQLPLEQATGKLGEAYIEGFRETMLGRAVLSLLRVLGPRRTLMRATQNFRAGNNYTESKLREIGPTQFELWMNEVGPYPAFTAGIIHAGLRVAGAQDILIEMSGYDGHACVYRINWNEASVSSGVAGSGDSKAASRSGSISSL
- a CDS encoding YifB family Mg chelatase-like AAA ATPase, which gives rise to MLARVRSGALMGIDVVLVECEVDMALGLPYFSVVGQAEGAVRESKVRVISALKNTGFELPQKRITVNLAPADLKKEGAAFELPIALGVLAAAKLMDEGPLGRLLFGGELSLDGAVRPIKGVLPLAVAALRDGFEGVMVPAVNAEEASLVEGLNVFPVHTLREAVDHLTGARRITPYARDEVPSTSGPGATAPDMSDVRGQADLKLALEIAAAGGHNILMSGPPGSGKTMLARRLPGILPEMTFAEAMEVTKVYSVLGLLGEGHSLMRERPFRAPHHTLSDAGLVGGGPSARPGELSLAHNGVLFLDELPEFRRNVLEVLRQPMEEGVIHLARANQHISYPCRVMLVAAMNPCPCGYYNVPNRACTCGEQRVFDYHTRVSGPLLDRIDISLQTRPVEYHHMARSSAEEPPSQYYRERAQAARERQRVRYRDEPGVHCNAQLPAHLLRRHCVMSERAGAMLQLAMQRFGLSARAHDRIMKLALTRADLEGHGRIEDDDMKLAINCRMLDRRDWLQSKRQGPIPASQQDDAAWRNLAASGRASPLEDFEG
- a CDS encoding NAD(P)/FAD-dependent oxidoreductase codes for the protein MSPKSKREDLPHVVILGGGFAGLYAARHLYKAPVRVTLVDRQNHHLFQPLLYQVATATLSPSEIAAPLRALLGRHQVGVVLAEVTGVDTAGKRVLLSDGELKYDYLVVATGATHSYFGNDKWAAFAPGLKSIEDAVQIRRRILVAFELAEREPDPEIRRSLLNFVIIGAGPTGVELAGSLAEISRHSLPGDFRNIDPKQARIILIEGVDRVLPAYPDDLSSKALRTLEKLGVEVRTGARVTNINEEGVFIGTEFIPARTVLWAAGVAASPVARSLGVELDRAGRVLVTPELTVPGHEDVFVVGDLASINDADGKPVPGLAPAAMQEGKHAAHNIRRRLQGKPMEPFSYWDRGSYAVIGRGHAVGIAFRRFKQSGFTAWMAWLLIHITFLIGFRSRLAVLLDWAYSYLTFGKSARIITGPAPRLDRLRRAPALPEGGEKASLPESHYAAKASGAEPVTPARH